From Micromonospora carbonacea:
CTCGTGGAGCTGGTGGAGGGCGCCGAGGTGCCGGAGCGGCTCTACCTCTCGCCGCAGTACCAGACGTTGGTGCTCGGCACCGCGGACGTCATGTGCTGGGTCAACGACATCCACTCGTGGCACATGGAGAGGGGTGACCCGATGAACCTCGTCACGGTCCTGGACCGTCACCTGGGGCTCGGCACGCAGCGGGCCGTCGACGCGGTCGCGGCCCGTGTCGCCGGCCGGGTGGCCGAACTCCTCGCCGCGACCAGGAGCCTTCCGGCGGCGATGGACGAGCTGGGCGTCCCCGCAGCGGACCAGGGGGCCGTCCTGCGTTGCGTGCGGGACCAGCAGTCCTGGGCCGCGAGCATGGAGACCTGGGACCGCACCGACACCATCCGCTTCGCCGACGCCGGTTCTCCCGGCGCGGGCCGGGTCGCCCCCTACGTCGAGGACCTCCTCCCCGACACGTAGGCGGGCCGCGAGCCGGACCGCCGGTCCCCACGCGACGCGTCCACCGGTCGTGGACGAGCGCGTGGCACACCACACCCGCCGACGATTGGACCCCCATGGCCATGCCGTTGTCCCGCGAGGCCCCCGACGCTCCCGGCCGGCTGCCGCTGCTCGGGCACTCCCTGTCGCTGCTGCGACGTGACCGCCTCGGCTACGTCACGGGCCTGCGGGCGGTCGGTGACGCGTGCTGGGTCCGATTCGGCGCCCGCCGGTTCCTGGTGCTCAACGCGCCGGAGTTGGTGCACGCCGTCCTGGTGGAGCAGGGCAGGCACTTCGACCGGGGCCGCATCTTCGACAAGGCCCGGCCGTACGTCGGCGAGGGGCTGTACACCGCGGAGGGCGCCGAACACCACCGGCAGCGTCGCATGGTGCAGCCGGCCTTCGGCTCCGCCGAGGTCGGGCGGTACACCGCGGTCATCCACGACGTGACCCGGGAGCAGGTCGCCGCCTGGCCGACCCACGGCACCGTCAACATCGAGCGCGCGATGCACGATCTGCACAGCGAGATCATCGGCCGGACGATGTTTCGCGCGCCGCAGGCCCGGCAGGTGGTCCAGGCCGCCCGCGACGAACTGCCCACTCTCGTACGGGGGCTCGGCGTGCGTACCCTCATGCCCGACGTCTTCGCCCGCGTGCCCGTCCCGGTGAACCGCCGCTACGACGCCGCCTGCGCCCGGGTGCGCGGCGCGTGCGACCGGCTCGTGGCGGCCCACCGCGAGATCCACGGGGACCTCGGCGACTTCGTGTCGATGCTCGTCCGCGCCCGGGACGCCCGGACCGGGGTCACGATGTCGGACACCGAGATCCGGGACCACGTCATGACCCTGTTGATCTCCGCGATCGAGACCCCGGCCACCGTGCTCGCCTGGGCGTTGTACGAGGTCGCCCGGAATCCCGAGCTGCGCGACGGGCTGGAGCGGGAGGTCGCCGAGGTCGGCGGCGCGCAGGGGCGCGTCATCGAGGTCGACGACCTGCCCCGGCTGCGCCTCACCGACGCCGTGGTCCACGAGGCCCTCCGCCTCCACCATCCGTTGTGGATGCTGATGCGGCGGGCCGTCCGTCCCGTGACCGTCGGGGGCGTCGACATCCCGGCGGGCGGTGAGGTGATCTACAGTCCGGCGGCCATGCACCGGGACCCCGCCGTGTTCCCCGACCCGTTGCGGTTCGACCCGCGTCGGTGGCTCGACGGGGCGGCGACCCCGGCCATGCGGCGGGCGTTCGTGCCCTTCAGCCTGGGCAACCGGCAGTGCCTCGGCGACAGGTTCGCCTGGAACCAGATGAAGACCACCCTCGCCGCGATCGTGGGCGGATGCCGCCTCGCGTTGCCCGACGGCTTCCGGGCGAGGACGGTGGTGAGCAGCATCGTTCATCTTGAGCGCCTGCCGATGGTCGTGCAGCCGCGGAAGCCGTGGTGACGGTCGGCGCGGGCCTGCCGCAGAGCCTCTTCGCGGGCGACCCGGACGGCGATGGTCATCGTGGCGGGCCGAAGTGCCGGGCGAGCGCGGCGCGCAGCGTGTCGGTGTCGCCGGCGGACCAGGCGACGAAGCAGTCGGGGCGCACGAGCAGCGCGGTCGCGGTCGTGCCCTCCAGCGGGCCGGCGACCACGTCGACCCGGTCGCGCCACCCGGCGGCGGTCTCCGCGTGGGCCCCCGTGGAGTCCAGCAGCAGCGGCCGGGCGGCGTGGGTCAGCTCGGCGAGGCGGGTCGGCCCGTGCGCGCCGTGCACGACCACGTCGGGGGCGTAGCGGCCAGCCAACGGGTCGGCCGGGTCGGCGGGGTAGCGGGTGTCCGCGCCGGACATCAACGCCGCGATGTGCCCGGTCACCTCCGGCATGCGGAGCAGCTCGGCGAAGAGTTGCCGCAGGCCGGTGATCTCGTCGCCGGGGCCGGTGAGCGCCGACTGCGCCTGGGTGGACATGACGACCCGCTCGGCGACGGGTCGACGCTCGGTCTCGTACGTGTCGAGCAGGCCCGGCGGTGCCCAGCCGAGGACCGTGGCGGCGAGCTTCCAGCCCAGGTTGACGGCGTCCTGGAGGCCCAGGTTGAGGCCGGGACCGCCGATGGCGGGGTGCACGTGCGCGGCGTCGCCGAGCAGGAGCACCCGGTCGGCGCGGTAGCGGGCGGCGATCCGGGTGTTGCGACCGGTCAGCCGCCGCAGCAGGCCGGGGCCCTCGGCAGGGCCGAAGGGGACGTCCGCGCCGAGCACCCGGGCGACGCTGGCGCGCAGCTCCGCCAGGTCCATCGGGGTCTCGTCGTCCGTCGGCGCGTCGGGCCACTCCGTCGTGGTCAGGAGCGCCGGGCGGCCGGGGAACGGGGCCCAGGCGATCAGGCCGCGCGGGGTGCGGGTGTGCTGGAACGGCGGCACGACGCCGTACCCGGGGACACGCAGGCCGCCGGTCGCGGGGTCGAGGAAGGACGCGGGGACGGCCACGGTCGCGGTGCGGGAGGTCGACCGGTCGTCGGTGACGCCGGGGAAGTCGATGCCGACGAGACGGCGCACCGTGCTGCGGCCGCCGTCGGCGCCGACGAGGAACCGGGCGGTGAGCTGCGTACCGTCGGCGAGGTGGACCTCGACCGCGTCGGGCCGTTGGCGGAGGTCGACGACGTCGTGGCCGTGGCGCAGTTCGACCCCGAGCTCGGCGGCCCGGGCGGCCAGGGTGGCCTGGAGCTGGGCCTGCGGCACGCCGAGCACGTAGTGCGGGTTGTCGGCGAGCACCGTGAGGTCCAGCGGGAACGCGCCGAAGGTGAAGGCCGGCTGCGGAGCCGGCGGGGTGTTCCCGCCGCTGAGCCGGGTGTAGAGGCCACGCCGGTCGAGCAGGCG
This genomic window contains:
- a CDS encoding cytochrome P450 → MAMPLSREAPDAPGRLPLLGHSLSLLRRDRLGYVTGLRAVGDACWVRFGARRFLVLNAPELVHAVLVEQGRHFDRGRIFDKARPYVGEGLYTAEGAEHHRQRRMVQPAFGSAEVGRYTAVIHDVTREQVAAWPTHGTVNIERAMHDLHSEIIGRTMFRAPQARQVVQAARDELPTLVRGLGVRTLMPDVFARVPVPVNRRYDAACARVRGACDRLVAAHREIHGDLGDFVSMLVRARDARTGVTMSDTEIRDHVMTLLISAIETPATVLAWALYEVARNPELRDGLEREVAEVGGAQGRVIEVDDLPRLRLTDAVVHEALRLHHPLWMLMRRAVRPVTVGGVDIPAGGEVIYSPAAMHRDPAVFPDPLRFDPRRWLDGAATPAMRRAFVPFSLGNRQCLGDRFAWNQMKTTLAAIVGGCRLALPDGFRARTVVSSIVHLERLPMVVQPRKPW
- a CDS encoding FAD-dependent monooxygenase, producing the protein MIDVLIAGAGPNGLMLACELALAGLRPVVLERRDTLGGEPRANGLVGQVVRLLDRRGLYTRLSGGNTPPAPQPAFTFGAFPLDLTVLADNPHYVLGVPQAQLQATLAARAAELGVELRHGHDVVDLRQRPDAVEVHLADGTQLTARFLVGADGGRSTVRRLVGIDFPGVTDDRSTSRTATVAVPASFLDPATGGLRVPGYGVVPPFQHTRTPRGLIAWAPFPGRPALLTTTEWPDAPTDDETPMDLAELRASVARVLGADVPFGPAEGPGLLRRLTGRNTRIAARYRADRVLLLGDAAHVHPAIGGPGLNLGLQDAVNLGWKLAATVLGWAPPGLLDTYETERRPVAERVVMSTQAQSALTGPGDEITGLRQLFAELLRMPEVTGHIAALMSGADTRYPADPADPLAGRYAPDVVVHGAHGPTRLAELTHAARPLLLDSTGAHAETAAGWRDRVDVVAGPLEGTTATALLVRPDCFVAWSAGDTDTLRAALARHFGPPR